In a genomic window of Bradyrhizobium ontarionense:
- a CDS encoding c-type cytochrome, whose product MRAFVTRVLAVALATVASSAWAADADHGADLARRWCASCHLVEGTQKQASADVPSFSQIAQKVDFTPEKVAFFLLDPHPKMPSFPLNRLEAADIAAYIGSLRK is encoded by the coding sequence ATGCGCGCCTTCGTAACGAGAGTTCTGGCCGTTGCCCTTGCGACGGTGGCGAGCTCGGCATGGGCTGCCGATGCAGATCACGGTGCCGACCTCGCTCGGCGCTGGTGTGCCTCATGCCATCTCGTCGAAGGGACGCAGAAGCAGGCCAGTGCCGACGTTCCCTCGTTCTCCCAGATCGCGCAGAAGGTGGACTTCACCCCGGAAAAGGTCGCCTTCTTCCTGCTCGACCCGCACCCGAAAATGCCCAGCTTTCCGCTGAACCGGCTAGAGGCGGCCGATATTGCCGCCTACATCGGCTCGCTGCGGAAATAG
- a CDS encoding GlxA family transcriptional regulator produces the protein MPSNSAKLRRSAVRQDGAERRLAMVAFPGVTLLDVSGPAQVFAELGEIDLPAPGYALSYVSKDGGLVPTDVGLMIDTAPLSTMKPDEIDTLLIPGGPGIWKLRQDEAVMRWIAQVLPNARRIASVCLGAFALAWAGALEGKRAATHWRYCPRLQDSFPNVKVEPDAIFVQDGRVWTSAGVSAGIDLALAMIEEDFGHTIALDVARRLVVFLKRPGGQSQFSTVLAAQASDVEGRFSSLHAWIIENIASDLRVETLAAKAGMSPRTFARTYVNRTGMTPAHGVEALRVETARLLLESRQIDNVVEVAKRAGFGDDERMRRAFLRHLGVSPSEYRRRFSG, from the coding sequence ATGCCCTCGAATTCTGCCAAGCTCCGGCGTTCCGCGGTGCGCCAAGACGGTGCCGAACGGCGGCTGGCCATGGTGGCGTTCCCCGGAGTGACACTGCTCGACGTGTCCGGGCCCGCCCAAGTCTTCGCCGAACTTGGCGAGATCGATCTGCCTGCGCCGGGCTACGCGCTGAGCTACGTGTCCAAGGACGGCGGGCTGGTGCCGACGGATGTCGGTTTGATGATCGACACGGCGCCGCTCTCGACGATGAAGCCGGACGAGATCGATACGCTTCTCATCCCCGGTGGACCGGGGATCTGGAAGCTACGGCAGGACGAAGCCGTGATGCGATGGATTGCGCAGGTGCTGCCCAACGCCCGGCGGATCGCGTCCGTCTGCCTGGGTGCATTCGCGCTGGCATGGGCAGGGGCGCTCGAGGGCAAGCGGGCCGCTACACATTGGCGCTATTGCCCCCGTCTGCAGGACAGCTTCCCGAACGTGAAGGTCGAGCCGGATGCGATCTTCGTGCAGGACGGACGGGTCTGGACCTCCGCCGGCGTCAGTGCCGGCATCGATCTCGCGCTCGCGATGATCGAGGAGGATTTCGGTCACACGATCGCGCTCGACGTTGCGCGGCGGCTCGTCGTGTTCCTCAAGCGTCCGGGTGGCCAGAGTCAGTTTTCGACGGTGCTGGCTGCCCAGGCCTCCGACGTCGAAGGCCGCTTCAGCTCCCTCCATGCCTGGATCATCGAAAACATCGCGAGCGATCTGCGGGTCGAGACCTTGGCCGCAAAGGCCGGCATGTCGCCCCGTACCTTCGCACGCACCTATGTCAATCGCACCGGCATGACTCCCGCGCACGGTGTCGAGGCGCTCAGGGTCGAGACGGCACGCCTTCTGCTCGAAAGCCGCCAGATTGACAACGTGGTCGAAGTCGCGAAGCGGGCGGGCTTCGGCGATGACGAGCGCATGCGGCGCGCCTTCCTGCGGCATCTGGGTGTGTCGCCATCGGAATATCGCCGCCGCTTCTCGGGCTGA
- a CDS encoding phasin yields the protein MTQTKLEVPAELRDLAEKTIAQAEKAFEMFFDAAGKSITTVPGPAADMSKQALSLTEQNIKTAFEHARKLVHATELEEAMRIQSEFLRSQFTNAGEHMKTITAGILSAAGKAVEPKS from the coding sequence ATGACCCAAACTAAACTGGAAGTGCCCGCTGAGCTGCGCGACCTTGCGGAAAAGACCATCGCGCAGGCCGAAAAGGCCTTCGAGATGTTCTTTGATGCGGCAGGGAAATCGATCACCACGGTTCCAGGGCCCGCCGCCGACATGTCCAAGCAGGCTCTCTCGCTCACCGAACAGAACATCAAGACGGCCTTCGAGCACGCTCGTAAACTCGTCCACGCGACCGAACTGGAAGAGGCGATGCGGATCCAGTCGGAGTTCCTGCGCAGTCAGTTCACCAACGCCGGTGAGCATATGAAGACGATCACCGCAGGCATCCTGTCCGCTGCGGGCAAAGCCGTCGAACCCAAGAGCTGA
- a CDS encoding YqcI/YcgG family protein, with amino-acid sequence MSRLYLRKDEVRSVHRVGSWQSVLFSEFEAQMSSEARPFPCVFGVAGYRQDQLRYLFLDPIDVDTLGKQLAQFVSESRSHGPNTSLVLFTRPRPVQTLDAYYKKFWRILDQLARIDKQPWPGEIPEAIDDPMWEFSFAGEPIFVVCSTPAHVMRQSRRSSAFMLTFQPRWVFERMLGTEQAAAKAFGEVRKRLVPFDTIAPSPLLGRYGNPEGREYKQYFLHDDNQPPPACPFHKLAQAKPTSIGDKEEAA; translated from the coding sequence ATGTCGCGTTTGTATTTGAGAAAGGACGAAGTCCGATCCGTTCATCGGGTCGGCAGCTGGCAGAGCGTCCTGTTTTCGGAATTCGAAGCTCAGATGAGCAGCGAAGCAAGACCCTTTCCTTGCGTGTTCGGCGTGGCCGGTTATCGCCAGGACCAGTTGCGTTATCTGTTTCTCGACCCCATCGACGTCGATACCCTCGGCAAGCAGCTTGCCCAGTTCGTATCGGAAAGCCGTTCACACGGACCCAACACGTCACTCGTCCTGTTCACGCGCCCGCGGCCGGTGCAGACGCTCGACGCCTATTACAAGAAGTTCTGGCGAATTCTGGATCAGCTGGCACGGATCGACAAGCAACCATGGCCTGGCGAAATTCCCGAGGCGATCGATGACCCGATGTGGGAATTCTCGTTCGCCGGTGAACCCATCTTCGTCGTGTGCAGCACGCCCGCCCATGTGATGCGGCAAAGCCGGCGCTCGAGCGCCTTCATGCTCACCTTCCAGCCGCGCTGGGTGTTCGAGAGGATGCTCGGCACCGAGCAGGCGGCGGCCAAGGCATTCGGCGAGGTGCGCAAGCGCCTCGTGCCATTCGACACGATCGCGCCGTCTCCGCTGCTCGGGCGTTACGGCAATCCGGAAGGCCGCGAATACAAGCAGTACTTCCTTCATGACGACAACCAGCCGCCGCCAGCCTGCCCCTTCCACAAGCTCGCACAGGCCAAACCAACGTCCATCGGAGATAAGGAGGAAGCCGCATGA
- a CDS encoding cupin domain-containing protein codes for MTQIIAGTKTEFAIDSDILALLPAQGCIELQHDAAGKIHPFHTHPVDEILVVIAGRLTFRWEGGERICSAGDKILLPAGTLHESEALDDAIYAIATRPPATIAGNEER; via the coding sequence ATGACCCAGATCATCGCTGGAACGAAGACCGAGTTCGCGATCGATTCCGACATCCTCGCACTGCTGCCGGCACAGGGCTGCATCGAGCTGCAGCACGACGCCGCCGGCAAGATCCATCCCTTCCACACGCATCCCGTCGACGAAATCCTGGTCGTGATCGCGGGACGACTGACCTTCAGATGGGAGGGCGGCGAGCGCATCTGCTCCGCCGGCGACAAGATCCTGTTGCCAGCCGGGACGCTGCACGAATCGGAAGCTCTGGATGATGCAATTTATGCGATCGCAACGCGGCCACCGGCAACCATTGCGGGCAATGAGGAGAGGTGA
- a CDS encoding OpgC domain-containing protein has protein sequence MSDPPHKMGLTLTADGPEPGETKGAVVETGKERRDLRLDAFRGLALWFIFIDHIPDNSLAWLTLRNYGFSDTSEVFVFVSGYTCMLAYGGSLSEQGWATTTVRALRRAWEIYAAFLVLLLAYAALVWVMGGGTRFIDETNTGFFFREPGPTLVHVALLQFAPVNTDILLTFAILHICFPVVLWLMMSSGMLTLALSFLLYMMVQLFSWHVPAWPSGELYFNPFAWQFLFVIGGWYAHVGTASLRRILNSRALLIAALAYLAFSLVVALSWEFKSLEGLIPSTVTGLIYPIYKSHLAPVRLLHFLSLAFVVSRLAPLEWRGPIKPLMTAMIRCGENSLPIYCIGVLLAFVGEVVLTDVSSGFAMQVLISVAGIAIMIAAATLLTWESLLDRRGPRLF, from the coding sequence ATGTCAGATCCGCCACACAAGATGGGGCTCACCTTGACCGCCGACGGTCCAGAGCCGGGCGAGACGAAGGGCGCCGTGGTCGAGACCGGCAAGGAGCGTCGCGATCTCCGGCTCGATGCATTCCGCGGCCTTGCGCTCTGGTTCATCTTCATCGACCACATCCCGGACAATTCGCTGGCCTGGCTGACGTTGCGCAACTACGGCTTCAGCGATACGTCCGAAGTGTTCGTGTTCGTGTCCGGCTACACCTGCATGCTGGCTTATGGCGGGTCATTGTCCGAGCAGGGGTGGGCGACCACAACGGTGCGCGCGCTGCGGCGGGCGTGGGAGATCTATGCTGCTTTTCTGGTGTTGCTGCTCGCCTATGCCGCATTGGTCTGGGTCATGGGCGGCGGTACACGCTTCATCGACGAGACGAACACGGGATTTTTCTTCCGCGAGCCCGGTCCTACGCTCGTGCATGTGGCGCTGCTGCAGTTTGCGCCCGTCAACACCGACATCCTGCTGACCTTCGCGATCCTGCACATCTGCTTTCCCGTCGTCCTGTGGCTGATGATGAGCAGCGGCATGTTGACGCTCGCCCTATCGTTCCTGCTCTACATGATGGTTCAGCTGTTCAGCTGGCATGTGCCGGCCTGGCCAAGCGGAGAACTCTACTTCAATCCGTTCGCCTGGCAGTTCCTGTTCGTGATCGGCGGCTGGTACGCCCATGTGGGAACGGCAAGTCTGCGGCGGATTCTGAACTCCCGCGCACTGCTGATTGCAGCGCTGGCCTATCTGGCTTTCAGCCTGGTCGTGGCATTGAGCTGGGAGTTCAAGAGCCTCGAAGGCCTGATCCCCTCGACCGTGACCGGTCTGATCTATCCGATCTACAAGAGCCATCTGGCTCCCGTCCGGCTGCTGCATTTCCTGTCGCTCGCCTTCGTGGTGTCGCGGCTGGCCCCCCTGGAATGGCGTGGTCCGATCAAGCCGCTGATGACCGCGATGATCAGGTGCGGCGAGAACTCGCTCCCGATCTATTGCATCGGCGTGTTGCTCGCGTTCGTCGGCGAGGTCGTACTGACCGATGTGTCCAGCGGGTTTGCGATGCAGGTCCTGATCAGCGTCGCAGGGATCGCGATCATGATCGCCGCCGCCACGCTGCTGACGTGGGAATCGCTACTCGACCGGCGCGGACCTCGGCTGTTTTGA
- a CDS encoding DUF6456 domain-containing protein has protein sequence MARARRSKSHRMSKSHDRRAHDQPRNADVIPVEIDDPLAQEPGEKIVALRSVRNDPLGRLHAHKQLDDAQYRAGRAFQNDWERAERGPQAIDPSRDHVDGAQGRELVTEGQRQAVLRLNRAERELGADGAAITHDILVHGLTMEQVGHKRGLASQRWNDYFARRFKECLDRLAVVYGFSTGRIARKYDHAARSRHPVET, from the coding sequence ATGGCGCGCGCCAGACGCAGCAAGTCCCACCGCATGTCCAAGAGCCACGATCGTCGTGCTCATGACCAGCCGAGGAACGCGGACGTGATCCCGGTCGAGATCGACGATCCGCTCGCGCAGGAGCCGGGCGAGAAGATCGTCGCGCTGCGCTCCGTCCGCAACGATCCGCTCGGGCGGCTGCATGCGCACAAGCAGCTCGACGATGCGCAGTACCGGGCCGGACGAGCATTCCAGAACGATTGGGAGCGGGCCGAGCGGGGCCCGCAGGCGATCGACCCGTCGCGCGACCATGTCGATGGCGCGCAGGGGCGGGAGCTCGTGACGGAAGGTCAGCGGCAGGCGGTGCTGCGGCTGAACCGGGCCGAGCGCGAGCTCGGTGCCGACGGGGCGGCGATCACCCACGATATCCTGGTGCATGGTCTCACGATGGAGCAGGTCGGGCATAAGCGCGGTCTGGCCAGCCAGCGCTGGAATGACTATTTCGCACGCCGGTTCAAGGAGTGCCTGGATCGGCTGGCGGTGGTCTACGGCTTTTCCACCGGCCGAATCGCCAGGAAATATGACCACGCTGCGCGATCACGCCATCCGGTCGAGACCTAG
- a CDS encoding MFS transporter, which produces MAVLGQQAVASSPIRFADRAYIAWGTVALAYAIAFLQRMSPQTVGLSFMRDFGTDASGVAMLASSYFWGYTLMQIPAGVLVDRYGVKRVVLCSMAASVAGSAAFALSPNLLDVFIARVIVACGDALVFTALLKLVAQSFSDERFGLMSGISQVSGYAGGAMATTPLAAAVSGFGWRACFLFIACVGIANCACAFVALKPAAANYTGRTLNSVLLASWHALGSVANWGCALSFASHFAVVTTLAGVWGIPMVAHYFGVSPSAAGGPLLAFMVGNAIGSIFLGHAADRTQSLDTALIRISLLRMLLVAMLWPFLAHTFGLLYVGTVFAVLGLVAGGTVPLVLKCTKHLYTAERIGVGASINTTSAGVFAGLAQPVIAIAMMSASGLGADAGSSLRTVANDAGYSALIEILLLMSLPGILGPLMMRRKLILRK; this is translated from the coding sequence ATGGCGGTGCTCGGACAACAGGCCGTCGCTTCGTCTCCGATCAGGTTCGCCGATCGTGCCTATATCGCATGGGGCACGGTTGCGTTGGCCTACGCGATCGCTTTTCTGCAGCGTATGTCGCCGCAGACGGTCGGCCTCAGCTTCATGCGCGATTTCGGCACCGATGCCTCGGGCGTCGCGATGCTCGCGTCCAGCTATTTCTGGGGCTACACGCTGATGCAGATCCCGGCCGGCGTGCTGGTCGATCGCTACGGCGTCAAGCGCGTCGTCTTGTGCAGCATGGCGGCCTCGGTGGCCGGCAGCGCCGCCTTTGCTCTGTCGCCCAACCTGCTAGACGTGTTCATCGCGCGCGTGATCGTCGCCTGCGGCGACGCGCTGGTGTTCACGGCCCTGTTGAAGCTCGTCGCGCAGAGCTTTTCCGATGAACGTTTCGGCCTGATGTCCGGGATCTCCCAGGTGTCGGGCTATGCCGGCGGCGCCATGGCCACGACGCCGCTCGCGGCAGCGGTGAGCGGCTTCGGCTGGCGCGCCTGCTTCCTCTTCATCGCCTGCGTCGGCATCGCGAATTGCGCGTGTGCGTTCGTCGCCTTGAAACCCGCGGCCGCGAACTACACCGGGCGAACACTGAACAGCGTCCTGCTTGCGAGTTGGCACGCGCTCGGATCGGTGGCGAACTGGGGTTGCGCACTGAGCTTCGCATCACATTTCGCGGTCGTGACCACGCTCGCAGGCGTGTGGGGCATTCCCATGGTCGCGCACTATTTCGGCGTGTCGCCATCTGCTGCCGGAGGCCCCCTGCTCGCCTTCATGGTCGGCAACGCAATCGGGTCGATCTTTCTCGGCCACGCGGCGGATCGCACGCAATCATTGGACACGGCACTGATCCGCATCAGCCTGCTGCGAATGCTGCTCGTGGCGATGCTGTGGCCGTTCCTCGCCCACACTTTCGGCCTGCTCTATGTCGGCACGGTGTTTGCCGTGCTCGGGCTGGTGGCCGGCGGCACCGTTCCTCTGGTCCTGAAATGCACCAAGCATCTGTACACGGCGGAACGGATCGGCGTTGGCGCGTCGATCAACACCACGTCCGCCGGCGTGTTTGCCGGGCTGGCCCAGCCGGTCATCGCCATTGCGATGATGAGCGCGAGCGGCCTCGGGGCCGACGCGGGATCGAGCCTGCGCACTGTCGCCAACGATGCCGGCTACTCGGCCCTGATCGAAATTCTTCTGCTGATGTCGCTACCGGGAATTCTCGGGCCACTGATGATGAGGCGCAAATTGATACTTCGTAAGTAA
- a CDS encoding DUF6894 family protein, with protein MRTYYFDMNDGIPTRDRTGLEFATSAGAIEHSRDLARRLRHDPRITDRRLSIVVVDESGAEVHREPVYPAAVKAGLS; from the coding sequence ATGCGCACTTATTATTTCGATATGAATGATGGCATTCCGACCAGGGACCGCACCGGCCTGGAATTTGCGACGAGTGCCGGGGCGATTGAACACAGCCGGGATCTGGCGCGGCGGCTTCGCCATGACCCCCGCATTACCGATCGTAGGCTGTCGATCGTGGTCGTCGACGAATCGGGCGCGGAGGTTCACCGCGAACCGGTCTACCCGGCTGCGGTGAAGGCCGGCCTGTCCTGA
- a CDS encoding methyltransferase family protein, with protein sequence MNRLDAKTLASLSALLAVMAAIIFAAAGTFYWQAWLFLLVYSGASLVGTIDLMRRDRALLRRRLKGGPFAEREPVQRLIMTIISVAYLGLLLVPAFDHRFGWSRMPPLLVVGGDLLVVLGFAGILRVFRENSFSAATVEVASDQTVIATGPYAILRHPMYAAAVVLMAGIPIALGSWWGLFVMAAIVPALVWRLLHEERMLAEQLPGYRDYLARVRWRLVPSVW encoded by the coding sequence ATGAACCGGCTCGATGCCAAGACCCTGGCAAGTCTTTCCGCTCTGCTGGCCGTCATGGCCGCGATAATCTTTGCCGCTGCAGGGACCTTCTATTGGCAGGCCTGGCTTTTCCTTCTCGTCTATTCCGGCGCTTCCTTGGTCGGGACGATCGACCTCATGCGACGCGATCGCGCGCTGCTCCGGCGCCGATTGAAAGGGGGCCCGTTCGCGGAAAGGGAGCCGGTACAGCGCCTCATCATGACGATCATTTCCGTCGCGTATCTGGGACTGCTGCTGGTGCCGGCCTTCGACCACCGGTTCGGGTGGTCGCGGATGCCACCGCTGCTCGTCGTTGGCGGTGACCTGCTCGTCGTGCTCGGGTTCGCGGGGATCTTGCGCGTGTTCCGGGAAAACAGCTTCTCAGCGGCTACCGTAGAGGTGGCTTCCGATCAGACCGTCATAGCGACCGGCCCATACGCGATCCTGCGCCACCCGATGTATGCCGCCGCTGTCGTATTGATGGCCGGCATTCCGATCGCACTCGGATCGTGGTGGGGGCTTTTCGTCATGGCGGCAATCGTCCCGGCCTTGGTGTGGCGGCTGTTGCACGAGGAGCGCATGCTGGCCGAGCAGTTGCCAGGTTACCGCGACTACCTGGCGAGGGTGCGCTGGCGGCTCGTTCCGTCAGTCTGGTAG
- the bamA gene encoding outer membrane protein assembly factor BamA — translation MTARNRRHHRFGRSRHVATLVAALSVLTCPLAAAAAETLAVQGNRRVDAETIRSYFHADANGRYDAAALDAGLKALVATGLFDDVKISRADARIVVLLSEAKVLDRVAFEGNKKVKDADLTNAVLSKPRAGLQRATVQGDVARIIAAYHRAGRDDVSVVPEIIDRGNERVDLVFTITEGKKTPVRTINFVGNHAYGARQLHAVIKTSATNMLSFVTGGDAYDADRVNEDREQLRQYYRNHGYADAEVTNVSVDYDRVNSGFNLTFAIEEGALYRFGAIDVSCNIPGLACDRLRALLLMQQGDMFNESKLDKTAEALTAELGKLGFPFVQVEPRINRNAQARLADVIFQIEQGRRSYVERIEIHGNARTRDDVIRREFDIGEGDAYNKTLIDRAERRLRTLNYFKTVKISTRPGSAGDRVVLDVEAVDQATGDFNVSGGYSSTDGLLAEVKIGDRNVLGTGNTAQASFTYGQFARGANLSFTSPYALGRMTPGVELFARQSMVNTVQSFGSDTYGGALTLGMPVSEQTAMLWRYSLYDQKVVLAPAISPAAVSLPVRQAVAAGRQTVSSIGNTVTTSTLDNSKMPTSGIRSQLSQDLAGLGGDVRFMRTTEDVRYYRSITSDLTGMVRAQGGYVTGWGGQQAPLLNNFFGGPTMVRGFAPGGFGPRDLTPGSTMDNVGGSLYWATTAELQSNIPGLPQEYGLRASAFVDAGSVFGYRGPTQNAQVANKNVVRSSVGVGLTWASPFGPLSVDYAVPISKAAYDVVQPLRFSAGGF, via the coding sequence ATGACCGCCCGGAACAGGCGTCACCATCGCTTCGGCAGATCTCGGCATGTCGCGACGCTCGTTGCGGCGTTGTCGGTGCTGACGTGTCCGCTTGCAGCGGCGGCTGCAGAAACCCTTGCGGTGCAGGGCAATCGCCGGGTCGATGCAGAGACCATACGGTCCTATTTCCACGCCGATGCCAATGGCCGTTACGACGCCGCCGCGCTCGATGCCGGCCTCAAGGCCCTGGTCGCGACCGGCCTTTTCGACGACGTGAAAATCAGTCGCGCCGACGCGCGGATCGTGGTCCTGTTGTCGGAAGCAAAGGTGCTCGATCGCGTCGCCTTCGAAGGTAACAAGAAGGTGAAGGATGCCGATCTCACCAATGCCGTGCTGTCGAAGCCGCGCGCGGGCCTGCAACGCGCAACCGTCCAGGGCGACGTCGCGCGGATCATCGCGGCATATCATCGTGCCGGGCGCGACGACGTCAGCGTCGTGCCCGAGATCATCGACCGCGGCAACGAACGGGTCGATCTGGTCTTCACCATCACCGAAGGCAAGAAAACGCCGGTCAGAACGATCAACTTCGTCGGCAATCACGCCTATGGCGCGCGACAGCTGCACGCAGTGATCAAGACGTCCGCAACCAACATGCTCAGCTTCGTGACCGGCGGCGACGCCTACGACGCCGACCGGGTCAACGAGGACCGCGAGCAGCTGCGGCAGTACTATCGCAACCACGGTTATGCCGATGCCGAGGTCACGAACGTCAGCGTCGACTACGATCGCGTGAACAGCGGCTTCAACCTGACCTTTGCGATCGAGGAAGGCGCGCTCTACCGCTTCGGCGCGATCGATGTCTCCTGCAATATTCCGGGGCTTGCCTGCGATCGTCTGCGCGCGCTGTTGCTGATGCAGCAGGGCGACATGTTCAACGAGAGCAAACTCGACAAGACCGCCGAAGCCCTGACGGCTGAACTGGGCAAGCTCGGCTTTCCGTTCGTGCAGGTCGAGCCCAGGATCAATCGCAACGCTCAGGCCAGACTGGCCGATGTCATCTTCCAGATCGAGCAAGGCCGGCGCAGCTATGTCGAGCGCATCGAGATTCACGGCAACGCGCGTACGCGCGACGACGTGATCCGACGCGAGTTCGATATCGGTGAAGGCGACGCCTACAACAAGACGCTGATCGACCGCGCCGAACGGCGCCTGCGGACTCTCAACTACTTCAAGACCGTCAAGATCTCGACGCGGCCGGGATCGGCTGGCGATCGCGTGGTGCTGGACGTGGAGGCGGTCGACCAGGCAACCGGCGACTTCAACGTCTCGGGAGGATATTCATCCACGGACGGGCTGCTCGCCGAGGTCAAGATCGGTGACCGCAACGTGCTCGGAACCGGCAATACCGCGCAGGCCTCGTTCACCTACGGTCAGTTTGCACGCGGTGCCAACCTGTCGTTCACCTCGCCCTACGCGCTCGGCCGGATGACGCCGGGCGTCGAACTGTTCGCGCGGCAGAGCATGGTCAATACGGTCCAATCCTTTGGCAGCGACACCTATGGCGGCGCCTTGACCCTCGGCATGCCTGTGAGCGAGCAGACCGCCATGCTGTGGCGCTATTCGCTCTACGACCAGAAGGTGGTGCTGGCGCCCGCGATCTCGCCTGCAGCGGTGTCCTTGCCTGTCCGGCAGGCGGTCGCCGCAGGACGGCAAACGGTGTCCTCGATCGGCAATACGGTCACGACCAGCACGCTCGACAACAGCAAGATGCCGACCAGCGGCATTCGCTCACAACTGAGCCAGGATCTTGCGGGCCTCGGCGGCGATGTCCGCTTCATGCGCACGACCGAAGACGTCCGCTACTACCGATCCATCACTAGCGACCTGACCGGCATGGTTCGCGCCCAGGGCGGTTACGTCACCGGATGGGGCGGGCAGCAGGCGCCGTTGCTCAACAACTTCTTCGGCGGTCCCACGATGGTGCGTGGTTTCGCGCCCGGCGGCTTCGGGCCGCGCGATCTCACACCGGGATCGACGATGGATAATGTCGGCGGCAGTCTCTATTGGGCGACGACGGCGGAGCTGCAGAGCAACATTCCGGGGTTGCCCCAGGAATACGGCCTGCGCGCATCGGCCTTCGTCGATGCCGGCAGCGTGTTCGGCTACCGGGGTCCGACCCAGAACGCCCAGGTCGCGAACAAGAACGTGGTGCGCTCCTCGGTCGGCGTCGGCCTGACCTGGGCATCGCCGTTCGGGCCGCTATCGGTCGATTATGCCGTCCCGATCAGCAAAGCGGCCTATGATGTCGTGCAGCCGCTGCGCTTCAGCGCCGGCGGTTTCTGA